The genomic region GATTCAAGGAGGCCTCGCGCGCAACCAGGTCCCCGACCGGTGCGAGTTCTTCGTGGACCTGCGCACCACGCCCGGCATGGACCATGCGGCCATCGCCCTGCAGATCGGCCGGACGCTGAAGAGCGAGGTGACGGTGCACTCCGCGCGCTACCTCCCGAAGGGGACCGCGCCGGGCGAGCCCATCGTCCGCGCGGCCCTGGCCGCTTCGGGCCAGGCCCCCGTGGGCTCCAGCACCACCTCCGACTGGGCGTTCCTGGGTGACCTGCCCGCCGTGAAGGTGGGCCCGGGCGACACGCTGCGCTCCCACCGTCCCGATGAACACCTCGCCCTGGTGGAGCTGGAGGCGGGGGTTTCCTTCTACCAGAAGCTCATCCGCGGCTACTTCGAGGAGGTGGCAGGTGGCTGAAGAGACGCTGTGGGCCAAGGGCCTGGCGCTGGACACCATCATCCATGGCTTCACCGTCGGGGATGACCCGCAGGTGGACCTGGCGCTCGCCCCTCACGACGCGCTCGGCAGCGCCGCCCATGCCCGGATGCTGGCGCGGGTGGGGCTCCTGTCCGAGGCGGACATGCGCGCCCTGGTGACGGCCCTGCGCGCGCTCCACGACGAGGCGCGGGTGGGCGCGTTCACCATCCGCCCCGAGCAGGAGGACGGACACACCGCCCTGGAGGCCGCCCTCGTCGAGCGCGTGGGCGAGCCCGGCCGGCGCATTCACCTGGGCCGCTCGCGCAATGATCAGGTGCAGCTCGCCCTGCGGCTGCTCCTGCGCGAGGAGGTGCTGGTGCTCGGCGCGCGCACGGCGGAGCTGGCCGGGGCGTTCCTGGACTTCGCCCAGGCGCACGCGGACAAGCCGATGCCCGGCTACACGCACATGCGGCGGGCCATGCCGAGCACGTTCGGGCTGTGGGGCGCCGCCTTCGCCGAGGCGCTGCTGGAGGAGCTGGAGGCCCTGAAGGGGCTGTGGGCCCGCGTGGACCGCTGCCCCCTGGGCGCCGCCGCGGGCTTCGGCGTGCCGCTGCCCATCGACCGGGAGTATGTCGCCTCGCTGCTCGGTTTCTCCCGCGTGCAACGCAGCCCCATCGATGTCCAGAACAGCCGCGGACGGCTCGAGACGGCGACGCTCTCGTGGGGGTGCTCCATCGCGGGCGGCCTGGAGAAGTGGCTGTGGGACCTGGCGCTCTTCACCACCGAGGAGTTCGGCTTCCTCGCGCTGCCCGACGCCTTCACCACCGGCTCGTCCATCATGCCGCAGAAGAAGAACCCGGACGTGGTGGAGCTAGCGCGGGGCCGGTGCCGGGAGCTGCGCGGCATGGCCCGTCAGGTGGAGGAGATCGCCAGCGGTCTGCCCTCCAGCTACCACCGCGACTTCCAGCTGCTCAAGCGCCCTACCCTCACGGCCATCACCTCCCTGCGCGAGCTGCTGGAGGTCTCCACCCGCCTGGTGCCCGCGCTGAAGCTCCGCGCCGAGGCCGCGGCCCGCGCGTGCGACGACACGCTGTACGCGGCGCACCATGCCTTCACGCTCGCCGGGCGCGGCCTGCCGTTCCGGGATGCCTACCGCGAGGTGGCCCACCAGCTCGCCGACGGCACCTTCCAGCCGGACCGGGCCGCGCTGACCGCCACCCACCTGGGCGGAGCCGGCAACCTGGGCCTGGCGCAGGCCCGCGCCGAGCTGGACGCCTCGCGCGCCTGGCTCACCGACACCCACCGCGCGCTCGCCGGTTGTGCCGAGCG from Stigmatella erecta harbors:
- the argH gene encoding argininosuccinate lyase, whose amino-acid sequence is MAEETLWAKGLALDTIIHGFTVGDDPQVDLALAPHDALGSAAHARMLARVGLLSEADMRALVTALRALHDEARVGAFTIRPEQEDGHTALEAALVERVGEPGRRIHLGRSRNDQVQLALRLLLREEVLVLGARTAELAGAFLDFAQAHADKPMPGYTHMRRAMPSTFGLWGAAFAEALLEELEALKGLWARVDRCPLGAAAGFGVPLPIDREYVASLLGFSRVQRSPIDVQNSRGRLETATLSWGCSIAGGLEKWLWDLALFTTEEFGFLALPDAFTTGSSIMPQKKNPDVVELARGRCRELRGMARQVEEIASGLPSSYHRDFQLLKRPTLTAITSLRELLEVSTRLVPALKLRAEAAARACDDTLYAAHHAFTLAGRGLPFRDAYREVAHQLADGTFQPDRAALTATHLGGAGNLGLAQARAELDASRAWLTDTHRALAGCAERIWHP